From the Lathyrus oleraceus cultivar Zhongwan6 chromosome 3, CAAS_Psat_ZW6_1.0, whole genome shotgun sequence genome, the window gcacatagacctttcgAAATTCCTTGGATCtcccatcagcacactcctctgacagatttacaataaactccttcactaaggtctcatagcacttaGGAAGTTGTGACACAGTTCTTATCAACCCTGCCTCCTTGATGAGATCCACAATCTCTTTACAGTCCAATGCATTCTGTGCCAGTTCTCTTTCCAatgccagcctcttgtggtatacatacttccacctgttaacactggaggcaaagtggaaggacacattgtcaatgggaACTTCTGGGACACTGGTTGCCAACCTACTGGAAGAGGGTttcttcctggacatggatgttgtgacatcataTGGGGCATCAGATTCAGACTCAACCGCCACAGCTTTGGTCTTCAACTTCTtaggcacctctttgctccaagcttTTGTAGGACCATAGCTTTTCCTCTTGTGTGTACTCTCTGACTCTGGTTGCTTTTGAGGATTTGTTACACCAACCTCCTTGGAGGGGGACTTCAGCTCCACAACCTTTTTCTCCCTTCTGGTCCTGACTCTCTTGGCTATCCTAGGGACAACTGTAGCCAGAAGTTCATTGTCTGAGAGCTCTTCCACGTTAATCGTCTCAGCCCTAGGATTGTCCTCAACACTTTGAGTAACATTGGCCTTCTCACTTCTCACCTTGCCTGAGGGTTTTTCAACCTTTGATCCCTCATGAGCATCTGGTTGCTCAACATTGTCAGTGACATTTTTCCTCAACACAACAGCTTTATCTTGACATGCAGCAATGTCAGGAATGAttgtgttcaagggaacagaaaccccaggaacatcTCGATTGCCAGATAGTATCTGAGTGACGATAGTTGCAATGGAGTTATGTACATACCTTGACCCTTCCCTTGTGTGTTCATCAAGAGCGATTTCTGATGAAAACCCGGTGACCgtttccttaggtcttcttgcatgggacgaagttgcTGCGTCCACAACTGGATCCTCCCGGGTAGGGTGGTGAGACTCGGTGCTGTGAGAATCAGACATGGTGGTGTACGAGGAGGTGTCGGATTGACGAGCCATGCTGAATATTTGAGAGGGAAGATGAATCGTTTCTTTGGACGAGGGTTTACACGAGTGGAGAATGAAACGACTGAATGTGAACCACTTTGtgcaagagtaaggtctattagatTTTGACCACTCAGCGCTCACCatttgtttaataatttgacttattaaacagtagctaactaacttcattagttgctataacttTTCAGACGCACGCATTCCCTTTTTGTCCTTActgtacaatgtcatgacattctgggtgacattgtactctgtctgcatcaggttcctccaaACTAGAGGTGACCACCTGCCTCCACAAGCAAGGTACTGAGTTTCTGCAGACGTCAATAACACACACCTCTGTCTATCCCTTGCTGTCATATCAGTTGTATGATGGCCAAAGGGAACCAAGTGCTCATTGCTTTTGAGCAGACAATTTCCATAGTCTGTCCTTTTATCTAAAGACAGATATGAGACTCTTCTCATAGTTCCCTTGGAAATGCTCTTCTTCACTCCTTTTACCTGAGGGGCATCAAGTTTTCCTTGTCCCAccttcccttcctgatctcccttggccAACAGACACTTGGGAGGGTTGATAGAATCTctagatttccatagatagcaattatctttggatctatctcctctcatcacttcttgattgctcccattcaacaccacacatcctcccttggtaaattccaccttatatccttggtcacacagctggcttatgcttatgaggttaacagttagtccttttactaacaatacatcactcaattttggagcttctggacagtccagcttcccaacacccatgacttctcttttagttccatcacttaatgtcacagacttggtgttagagggatgtagattcaccactaggtagttcatcccagtcatatgccttgagcagccactatcaaggtaccaatcttgtctgatatgtccccttgaagaggtgtgagcaaggttagcaacacacttTTGATTCTCAGGTGAGAAGTGCATCTTAGATGCCAGCTActtaggattgacctgaggtgtctgcttagccgcccatgttgGTCTCTTAATGGGGACATTATGAGTAGACACCTTTTTCTTGGGCCTACCTTGAgaggtctggtttgggtaaccatgcagccggtagcagaatggttttatgtgaccgaatctaccacagtaatgacatttccatctcttgaatttcttcttctgatgattgttcattctggttcctcgatgttgtgactttggatgagacttccctttggatttctgaactttagcctttgggcgtttgcgttcagttgaggatcttttcccaaagcctaaaccagatgtgtttccagacttctgtcctgttttcaggatttcttccaaggtgtcagatcccttattcaacatcttgatggatttggtcatttggtctagcttagagatcagcaacgaaatctcacccttcagaccctctatgactttcagctgctctagtttttcagcttctagttctttgatgagtttcttatgcttttctccttggatgcaaacttctgcacttttaacacataattctttatatgaggcagcaagctcatccaatgtgagttcatctccacttgagttatcctctgaggcacaaacactggttagaGCAGTGACTTGTTTggccgattctccttcagattcactctcagtgtcttcttctgaccagttgacagatagccctttcctttgcctcatgagaaggatagggcagtcagccttactatgaccatatccttcacatccatggcactggattcccttgccttggttggccttttcttcatgagttgatcttttctttatgtccgacgggatgttcttgacattagatctaccctgttgatcaactttctttatgagcttgttgaactgtctcccaagcatggctaaggcttctgatatactttcatcacctccagtatatccttctcctataaaggctatgcttttcttcttctcagcatacttacctaagcccatttcaaaggtttggagagaaccaatgagctcatctaccttcatattgctgatgtcctaagcctcctctatggcagtgaccttcatagcaaacctcttaggcaaggacctgagaatctttcttacaagtttctcttcagtcattttctcacctagtccaccagaggtttttgcaatttcaagaatattcatgtgaaagtcatgaatagtctcctcctctttcatcctcagattttcaaacttggttgtcaacatctgaagtttggacatcttcaccttggaagtaccttcatgagttaccttgagggtatcccaaacttccttagctagttcacaatggtgcaccagcctgaagatgttcttagtgattccattgaacagtgcattcaaggctttggagtttccaagagctaatgcctcttgttccttgtcccaatcttcttcgggaatctgcacactgactccatcttcaccagtcctcgttggatgttcccatcccttgttgacggctctccagactttgctgtctagagaccttaagaaggctatcatgcgaggcttccagtcatcataattagatccatccaacatgggtggtctgtttgagtgtcctaaatccttgtccatggtactagaaagtaacttccctagatctcacccagaacttcacaggcagggtgcctgctctgataccaattgaaattctagttatcagacgttggatgtcacactggttgttatgacatccaattctgcacagacagggattatgcagaacttaatagtaagtgcagtaaataacacaagtaattgttcacccagttcagtccaacatgacctacatctgggggctaccaagccagggaggaaatccactattagtagtatcaattcaaagctaaactcacccgtttacaacttatcacttaatccctacccaaggcaatttcaatcttaacctaagatcagagttcctactcactccccctcaatcacctcagtgatattaaagacactttgaagtcacacttcaaaaacaactcttgattatgcttcacagcttaaatcaagatacacagcactcacgcttaaaagctttgagtgacacaacacttacaactcaatgaacaccctatgccaaagcaatcatctacttgataatggcttggcttacaagatacgtctaatacaagacacacaaaatacagcagtgaagtatgatggacacactgactcttcacgcttcaaaatccccgagactgaatgaaggaatgccttcctttttatattgcagcacctgggcttttgcacctgtattttcctgaattttaggtcacacaagttccctcaaattcaacatttaggttgctaacaaataggctatttgttaggttcattgaatgtagcttggttgttgatttcctggattttctctcagttgttgaatccctaaagaatagcctgagaaaaagctgaaacagaaaactgaacaacctacaaattagcatatgctgtcaggcacgaatgtcacgacattcagcttgacatcaaggtccatatgctgagtctgtttttccagaaaacagactgtacaaaatttgctgacctgtacatgatcaaaatgaccatactgcagtaacagcttacattaataaatgtcaaagtgtccaacttaacatttacacaattggccttaagttagttctgttattctcttgaagaacaaactaagtaatatgctgaagtatagcagaacaccactcagcctaatcttcagtagctgttgtcaatgatgaatgtcacaacatccagtttgacattcagtcagtaggccttatgccaggtctggttcatccttgataaccagactgcaaatgaatactaagttctaacagaacttctgttccttagtatctgttgacaggaatgaatgtcacagcattcaataatcctgtgttagctagtcctgcagtaactacaatgtagtcacacttacatgtcatgacatcagtcaagacattagtgttttaccatataatgcagccaattaaacacctacaaactccccctttggcaaatttttggctaaaacactttgatccccataacagagttcatggcagcggaatactactagctaatacactcagagtggcagcacactcacacacatggaagttaaataaaaacttcgcatagcagcacacacatattagaagttgcacctaaacttcaacatcagctgcaggggggggaggaagttaaataaaaacttcacacacatatCAGCATACACACAGAGGCATACACCAGCATACACACAGAAGCTAAATACACACTTCATCACACAGCAGCTGTAGTAGGGGAAAACTTCAATCTGTCATGAATGGGAACCTGTTTTAATAAAGTTTAACAATGTAAActtctgttgtcctggggtatcacttgtcactccccctttttgtcaaaaatgttgccaaagcaacactttaatTTACAGATCCACAAATAGTAATTTGAATTACACACATGACAGAAAAAAACACAAAAGAAGTGATTaatcctcagcctcatcatcagcctcctcatCATCCTGTTCTTCAGAGCTGGCCTCTTCCTCCTCCTCAACCATTTGCCCTTCAGCTCCATCCGTGTCCTCAGCAGTAGACTCCAGCTGCAAGATGAGCTGTTCCAGTGCATGCTTTCTAGCTCCCAGCTCTTTGCAGGTCTCTTTGAGAACTGTAATAACATCAGCTTTGTCTGGTTGGTTGCCAGCTTTGGAAGTCTCTCCCGATGTCaagacaatgtcagggacatgcttgcccaggaacagtttgtagctgaaggccaatggactctctcttcttttcacgaagtcattatctgtcaggatgtgtggaaattgattcagcacaattccacatatgagagatggaaaggcaatgggtCCCTTCACACTAAAGCTCCCAGCATGCTTCATTGTCTGATCAAATATGTAAGCACCATAGTTCACCCTTGCCTTGGTTCCCACTGCATAGATGGACTTCCCTAATgccacagacacagttgacttgtggttagTGGGGACCCAGTTGgctgctccaactttgtgtagcatTGCATACTTGACACTTAGTTGGCTGGCTACtagcttccctttgagaggccacATTCGGACTTGCTTGgctgtgatgacttgacagactgtattgtcagtcacttcaagctcagGTTGCTCTTCATCCGCTCTTCCCAGATACTGATTTATCACAGAGGGGGAAAAGGTCACACATTTtccacgcacatagacctttcgAAATTCCTTGGATCtcccatcagcacactcctctgacagatttacaataaactccttcactaaggtctcatagcacttaGGAAGTTGTGACACAGTTCTTATCAACCCTGCCTCCTTGATGAGATCCACAATCTCTTTACAGTCCAATGCATTCTGTGCCAGTTCTCTTTCCAatgccagcctcttgtggtatacatacttccacctgttaacactggaggcaaagtggaaggacacattgtcaatgggaACTTCTGGGACACTGGTTGCCAACCTACTGGAAGAGGGTttcttcctggacatggatgttgtgacatcataTGGGGCATCAGATTCAGACTCAACCGCCACAGCTTTGGTCTTCAACTTCTtaggcacctctttgctccaagcttTTGTAGGACCATAGCTTTTCCTCTTGTGTGTACTCTCTGACTCTGGTTGCTTTTGAGGATTTGTTACACCAACCTCCTTGGAGGGGGACTTCAGCTCCACAACCTTTTTCTCCCTTCTGGTCCTGACTCTCTTGGCTATCCTAGGGACAACTGTAGCCAGAAGTTCATTGTCTGAGAGCTCTTCCACGTTAATCGTCTCAGCCCTAGGATTGTCCTCAACACTTTGAGTAACATTGGCCTTCTCACTTCTCACCTTGCCTGAGGGTTTTTCAACCTTTGATCCCTCATGAGCATCTGGTTGCTCAACATTGTCAGTGACATTTTTCCTCAACACAACAGCTTTATCTTGACATGCAGCAATGTCAGGAATGAttgtgttcaagggaacagaaaccccaggaacatcTCGATTGCCAGATAGTATCTGAGTGACGATAGTTGCAATGGAGTTATGTACATACCTTGACCCTTCCCTTGTGTGTTCATCAAGAGCGATTTCTGATGAAAACCCGGTGACCgtttccttaggtcttcttgcatgggacgaagttgcTGCGTCCACAACTGGATCCTCCCGGGTAGGGTGGTGAGACTCGGTGCTGTGAGAATCAGACATGGTGGTGTACGAGGAGGTGTCGGATTGACGAGCCATGCTGAATATTTGAGAGGGAAGATGAATCGTTTCTTTGGACGAGGGTTTGCACGAGTGGAGAATGAAACGACTGAATGTGAACCACTTTGtgcaagagtaaggtctattagatTTTGACCACTCAGCGCTCACCatttgtttaataatttgacttattaaacagtagctaactaacttcattagttgctataacttTTCAGACGCACGCATTCCCTTTTTGTCCTTActgtacaatgtcatgacattctgggtgacattgtactctgtctgcatcaggttcctccaaACTAGAGGTGACCACCTGCCTCCACAAGCAAGGTACTGAGTTTCTGCAGACGTCAATAACACACACCTCTGTCTATCCCTTGCTGTCATATCAGTTGTATGATGGCCAAAGGGAACCAAGTGCTCATTGCTTTTGAGCAGACAATTTCCATAGTCTGTCCTTTTATCTAAAGACAGATATGAGACTCTTCTCATAGTTCCCTTGGAAATGCTCTTCTTCACTCCTTTTACCTGAGGGGCATCAAGTTTTCCTTGTCCCAccttcccttcctgatctcccttggccAACAGACACTTGGGAGGGTTGATAGAATCTCTAGATTTCCATAGATaacaattatctttggatctatctcctctcatcacttcttgattgctcccattcaacaccacacatcctcccttggtaaattccaccttatatccttggtcacacagctggcttatgcttatgaggttaacagttagtccttttactaacaatacatcacTCAATTTTGGAGCTTCTGGACAGTCCAACTTCCCAACACccatgacttctcttttagttccatcacttaatgtcacagacttggtgttagagggatgtagattcaccactaggtagttcatcccagtcatatgccttgagcagccactatcaaggtaccaatcttgtctgatatgtccccttgaagaggtgtgagcaaggttagcaacacacttTTGATTCTCAGGTGAGAAGTGCATCTTAGATGCCagctgcttaggattgacctgaggtgtctgcttagccgcccatgttgGTCTCTTAATGGGGACATTATGAGTAGACACCTTTTTCTTGGGCCTACCTTGAgaggtctggtttgggtaaccatgcagccggtagcagaatggttttatgtgaccgaatctaccacagtaatgacatttccatctcttgaatttcttcttctgatgattgttcattctggttcctcgatgttgtgactttggatgagacttccctttggatttctgaactttagcctttgggcgtttgcgttcagttgaggatcttttcccaaagcctaaaccagatgtgtttccagacttctgtcctgttttcaggatttcttccaaggtgtcagatcccttattcaacatcttgatggatttggtcatttggtctagcttagagatCGGCAACGAAATCTCacccttcagaccctctatgactttcagctgctctagtttttcagcttctagttctttgatgagtttcttatgcttttctccttggatgcaaacttctgcacttttaacacataattctttatatgaggcagcaagctcatccaatgtgagttcatctccacttgagttatcctctgaggcacaaacactggttagaGCAGTGACTTGTTTggccgattctccttcagattcactctcagtgtcttcttctgaccagttgacagatagccctttcctttgcctcatgagaaggatagggcagtcagccttactatgaccatatccttcacatccatggcattggattcccttgccttggttggccttttcttcatgagttgatcttttctttatgtctgacgggatgttcttgacattagatctACCCTATTGATCAActttctttatgagcttgttgaactgtctcccaagcatggctaaggcttctgatatactttcatcacctccagtatatccttctcctataaaggctatgcttttcttcttctcagcatacttacctaagcccatttcaaaggtttggagagaaccaatgagctcatctaccttcatattgctgatgtcctaagcctcctctatggcagtgaccttcatagcaaatctcttaggcaaggacctgagaatctttcttacaagtttctcttcagtcattttctcacctagtccaccagaggtgtttgcaatttcaagaatattcatgtgaaagtcatgaatagtctcctcctctttcatcctcagattttcaaacttggttgtcaacatctgaagtttggacatcttcaccttggaagtaccttcatgagttaccttgagggtatcccaaacttccttagctagttcacaatggtgcaccagcctgaagatgttcttagtgattccattgaacagtgcattcaaggctttggagtttccaagagctaatgcctcttgttccttgtcccaatcttcttcgggaatctgcacactgactccatcttcaccagtcctcgttggatgttcccatcccttgttgacggctctccagactttgctgtctagagaccttaagaaggctatcatgcgaggcttccagtcatcataattagatccatccaacatgggtggtctgtttgagtgtcctaaatccttgtccatggtactagaaagtaacttccctagatctcacccagaacttcacaggcagggtgcctgctctgataccaattgaaattctagttatcagacgttggatgtcacactggttgttatgacatccaattctgcacagacagggattatgcagaacttaatagtaagtgcagtaaataacacaagtaattgttcacccagttcagtccaacatgacctacatctgggggctaccaagccagggaggaaatccactattagtagtatcaattcaaagctaaactcacccgtttacaacttatcacttaatccctacccaatgcaatttcaatcttaacctaagatcagagttcctactcactccccctcaatcacctcagtgatattaaagacactttgaagtcacacttcaaaaacaactcttgattatgcttcacagcttaaatcaagatacacagcactcacgcttaaaagctttgagtgacacaacacttacaactcaatgaacaccctatgccaaagcaatcatctacttgataatggcttggcttacaagatacgtctaatacaagacacacaaaatacagcagtgaagtatgatggacacactgactcttcacgcttcaaaatccccgagactgaatgaaggaatgccttcctttttatattgcagcacctgggcttttgcacctgtattttcctgaattttaggtcacacaagttccctcaaattcaacatttaggttgctaacaaataggctatttgttaggttcattgaatgtagcttggttgttgatttcctggattttctctcagttgttgaatccctaaagaatagcctgagaaaaagctgaaacagaaaactgaacaacctacaaattagcatatgctgtcaggcacgaatgtcacgacattcagcttgacatcaaggtccatatgctgagtctgtttttcc encodes:
- the LOC127129479 gene encoding uncharacterized protein LOC127129479 translates to MARQSDTSSYTTMSDSHSTESHHPTREDPVVDAATSSHARRPKETVTGFSSEIALDEHTREGSRYVHNSIATIVTQILSGNRDVPGVSVPLNTIIPDIAACQDKAVVLRKNVTDNVEQPDAHEGSKVEKPSGKVRSEKANVTQSVEDNPRAETINVEELSDNELLATVVPRIAKRVRTRREKKVVELKSPSKEVGVTNPQKQPESESTHKRKSYGPTKAWSKEVPKKLKTKAVAVESESDAPYDVTTSMSRKKPSSKECADGRSKEFRKVYVRGKCVTFSPSVINQYLGRADEEQPELEVTDNTVCQVITAKQVRMWPLKGKLVASQLSVKYAMLHKVGAANWVPTNHKSTVSVALGKSIYAVGTKARVNYGAYIFDQTMKHAGSFSHVPDIVLTSGETSKAGNQPDKADVITVLKETCKELGARKHALEQLIFQLESTAEDTDGAEGQMAEEEEEASSEEQDDEEADDEAED
- the LOC127129480 gene encoding uncharacterized protein LOC127129480 — its product is MARQSDTSSYTTMSDSHSTESHHPTREDPVVDAATSSHARRPKETVTGFSSEIALDEHTREGSRYVHNSIATIVTQILSGNRDVPGVSVPLNTIIPDIAACQDKAVVLRKNVTDNVEQPDAHEGSKVEKPSGKVRSEKANVTQSVEDNPRAETINVEELSDNELLATVVPRIAKRVRTRREKKVVELKSPSKEVGVTNPQKQPESESTHKRKSYGPTKAWSKEVPKKLKTKAVAVESESDAPYDVTTSMSRKKPSSKECADGRSKEFRKVYVRGKCVTFSPSVINQYLGRADEEQPELEVTDNTVCQVITAKQVRMWPLKGKLVASQLSVKYAMLHKVGAANWVPTNHKSTVSVALGKSIYAVGTKARVNYGAYIFDQTMKHAGSFSHVPDIVLTSGETSKAGNQPDKADVITVLKETCKELGARKHALEQLILQLESTAEDTDGAEGQMVEEEEEASSEEQDDEEADDEAED